A window of the Brassica napus cultivar Da-Ae chromosome C5, Da-Ae, whole genome shotgun sequence genome harbors these coding sequences:
- the LOC106426414 gene encoding uncharacterized protein LOC106426414, protein MAPPTIGGRSYGRSPKAKKTTASARASRLSNRNGLDLHQHRAGLCSYAKVQDVLEANNEDFSFIAVIKKIHQKSDGTYVDERARLVAETYEKHVEERLGQLESSGLQNVTPENLDQCEKKEFFIKDAGTSKQGHVFGLGALHSKVLPSIEAPSNESHASEEVEIITKRL, encoded by the exons ATGGCTCCACCAACAATAGGTGGACGCTCTTATGGGAGATCACCGAAAGCCAAAAAGACAACTGCTAGTGCACGTGCTTCTCGATTGTCTAATCGCAATGGTTTAGATCTACATCAACATAGAGCTGGTTTATGTTCATATGCCAAAGTTCAGGATGTGCTG GAAGCAAACAACGAAGACTTCTCTTTTATTGCTGTGATAAAGAAAATACATCAAAAATCGGACGGAACTTACGTTGATGAGCGAGCTCGATTGGTTGCAGAAACTTATGAAAAGCATGTAGAAGAACGCCTGGGACAACTTGAATCTTCTGGTCTACAGAATGTGACACCTGAGAATCTTGATCAGTGTgagaaaaaagaattttttatcaag gATGCTGGAACATCTAAACAAGGACATGTCTTTGGACTTGGAGCACTACACAGTAAGGTTTTACCATCTATTGAAGCTCCATCGAATGAATCACATGCTTCTGAAGAAGTggaaataataacaaaaagatTGTAA